Proteins from a single region of Nerophis ophidion isolate RoL-2023_Sa linkage group LG08, RoL_Noph_v1.0, whole genome shotgun sequence:
- the si:ch73-103b11.2 gene encoding uncharacterized protein si:ch73-103b11.2 isoform X2, giving the protein MSLKENPCRKFQANIFNKSKCQNCFKPRESHLLNDEDLNQAKPIYGGWLLLAPEGTNFDNPLHRSRKWQRRFFILYEHGILRYALDEMPSTLPQGTINMNQCSDVIDGESRTGQKNSLCILTPDKEHFIRAECKEILNGWQEALTVYPRTNKQNQKKKRKVDPPTQQCCCDLASHFVLSSSLPLLPSQTPIQEPGPAKVTVTSSSGGSIPCLPSSIASAERVPMSRATLWQEENRWNRATISCSRSASCLSQLGHSQPDSTITTQDDVGTMSTGRKVRVESGYFSLEKTKTDPSPPPAQHSQPLQPPHYLPLSSSTCSLGAPSPRYNSEPEPPMCPYPHSQDPLPSPGDILSPSYSTVSSSQSSLDSEHSSATPTWEGRRSSVGGGSIASVNSAVGRVGRSGREYASLSDVPWARRLTHREAFHSEKKRQELRERTRSPGREEVARLFGEERRRSQVIDRFEESPNVERMYTGSSSELSSSVNNAQRQGRSERRYLGAKHEMSLDAGKDHSVPDVSSSTFANIRRAKSLDRRVTESSMTPDLLNFKKGWMTKLYEDGMWKKHWFVLTDQSLRYYKDSIAEEASQLDGEIDLSTSYDVKEFPVQRNYGFQILCKEGACTLSAMTSGIRRNWIQAIMKNARPAIAPDVTRSVPEENIKAQVLLEPCPQVTPEPSPCLEPTKTDDHRQPIENRVSNPPLEPRKSRVRERRREGRSKTFDWSEFKTEKTDKLMKERADTVDLSSSLSTTTSCCSISSSPSSSSPLSTSALQSSCVSDTLPPSTIVHSEKNNVMRGPVSTYHRPNTVPVTSTLNTSSPVEPPRPERPAQGRMEVDHPTALHNVEEEKFTETLGVQEEIEHRWHQVEKTPLREEKQVPITTASGNPDRLPPHELAALLDKELGQKQKELDQLHRQNSILKEQLENALGREQSARDGYILQSATPPSSSPRRMPWQHLHQLKQDLQGELESQKRKQDLTQQQFQVLKRSYTEAQDVVDHHDADIQALQAKLASALAEILASEQAVARMRNELKLEQERSKEQDEEHGRSEATLRAQLKDSEERLREVEASLLERNQALRHLEHQQALQRDHTREIQRLQDRLQEVTARLVATEEGQALKEERLRKEQHCIQESHEREKQNLCKRIAEAEIAHKCMEDRLLEAEQQVEALLKGRQASAGGEHMEEMLKLQENLAQKTSMVESLKESVRRLEEERGLLTCRCQELLNQIAEADREVNKLHNRLKTEEADYCSLENSYERATQEFQRMSQFLREKEEEIRQTKEMYERLMERKEEDLREALVKMTVLGNSLEETEQKLQAKEDLLCQMSQSLIEKVEPRDAEQDLKIKLGVAEDRVIELEQHLNDLQLGYDNLHLGKKQVQEQNKREHVFSSNNATNIDNSTDDISQAKRPRIRCSNIQCQKYDNLDDPDDCHLSDAFEDKRQVDNQENFDLAEALSYPGTPFPHASDSEKFIAIVHALETKLLTTEEKLRNLTRTLQEQRSTHVDVSKKDFKMVENKPYSDKNVMCASGPSLNNPYVKALHCVETSREKVKAILSGTHDTTDSQLHSLTEVENELFSASMYIRHAQKTLDEQSPALPQTSESLDKEAINLFAKTLSFEALVLNKMALLVQSSESDLLQTLTAIWKDIENIKSGDKDCLAIVYADVLTRKLMLENAFWKELENEVTPCEGLNVAKSQEASVAADADINTSAIFNTLIKAELSYSIQNLKLCYDEKFRLLKGELTEANHNLYQREMALKTIIEASKRSDLKNVIKEVKSNFGLGKQKLADMHPPELAPYKEQIKQQDARELAEEIIERHLAEQVPSCSVDSIQSLHDTHDCLATELQQQAAKLYTYAQEIQSSGNHPELAKMVNALLGPQTSHVFTSTSLCMREALIQAQVAYVACRLRSMHERNVSWCKQTHQNMDALVQQHACSIRAIHEKYETSFQEERHKISRTLAILQKENITLKCEVSQRSNQLSQQQEQLVLLEEHFKMQTEELKRKHKQELNLAEKDRASTELAFVETSVDSQQKLKDLLSDMDAMKQQHQSHVRKLEEQFEQRISELEHIYKEEILKLHFQLEDKICNVQEVDEKDPVVSHQPSFEASAPMEEEEQGQEGGACAMSEVDTMGLLKDRIQELETQMISMRDELEIKHLEGDVASLREKYQRDFESLKATCERGFAAMEETHQKVVDDLQRQHQREISKLMEERERLLAEETAATIAAIEAMKNAHKEELEKTQRSQISGLNSDIDELRLQYEEELQSIQRELEVLSEQYSQKCLENAHLAQALEAERQALRQCQRENQELNAHNQELNNRLSAEITRMRSCFSGETALSPVTQGKDVYELEVLLRIKESEIQYLKQEIHSLKDELQTALRDKKYTTDKYKDIYTELSIVKAKADCDIGKLKEKLLVATEALGERTVDGTVTSGYDIMKSKSNPDFIKKEKSTPPKSSRGLRSKSLKEGLTVQERMRLFEEKDSKKIQMSRV; this is encoded by the exons CCGAGTACTCTTCCCCAGGGCACCATAAATATGAACCAGTGCTCTGATGTCATCGATGGAGAGTCTAGGACGGGTCAGAAGAACTCCTTGTGTATTCTGACCCCTGATAAAGAGCACTTCATTCGTGCTGAGTGTAAAGAAATCCTCAACGG TTGGCAGGAAGCTCTGACCGTGTACCCCAGAACAAACAAGCAGAATCAGAAGAAAAAGCGCAAGGTTGATCCACCGACTCAGCAG tgttGTTGTGACCTTGCCTCCCATTTTGTCCTTTCCTCCTCCCTTCCACTCCTTCCTTCCCAAACCCCTATCCAGGAGCCGGGTCCCGCCAAGGTGACGGTCACCAGCAGCAGTGGAGGCAGCATCCCGTGCCTGCCGAGCAGCATTGCCAGTGCCGAGCGTGTCCCAATGAGCCGTGCCACTTTATGGCAAGAGGAGAACCGCTGGAATCGAGCCACCATCTCGTGTAGCCGCAGCGCTTCCTGCCTCAGCCAGCTGGGCCATAGCCAACCGGACTCTACTATCACTACTCAAGATG ATGTTGGCACAATGAGCACTGGACGCAAAGTGCGCGTGGAGAGTGGTTATTTTTCCCTGGAGAAGACCAAGACGGATCCCTCGCCACCACCTGCACAGCATTCACAACCACTGCAGCCACCCCACTATCTCCCCCTGTCTTCATCAACATGTTCTTTAGGAGCTCCCAGTCCCAGGTACAACTCTGAGCCCGAACCCCCGATGTGTCCCTATCCCCACTCCCAAGACCCTCTACCCTCTCCAGGTGACATATTGTCCCCCAGTTACTCCACTGTCAGCTCCTCCCAGAGCTCACTGGACTCTGAACATAGCAGCGCTACACCCACCTGGGAGGGCCGCCGCAGTAGTGTTGGTGGAGGGAGCATTGCTAGTGTGAATAGTGCAGTGGGTAGAGTGGGTCGTTCAGGCAGAGAGTATGCGTCACTGTCAGATGTGCCGTGGGCTCGCAGGCTGACCCACCGCGAAGCCTTTCATTCAGAGAAAAAACGACAAGAGCTTAGAGAACGCACACGGAGTCCCGGAAGAGAAGAGGTGGCTCGGCTGTTTGGGGAAGAGCGAAG GCGTTCTCAAGTCATTGACCGATTTGAAGAGAGTCCAAATGTAGAGCGCATGTACACGGGCAGCTCCAGCGAGCTGTCATCAAGTGTCAACAATGCACAGCGACAAGGCCGCAGTGAGAGACGCTATCTGGGCGCCAAACAT GAAATGTCATTGGACGCAGGAAAAGACCACTCAGTCCCGGATGTGTCCAGCTCGACTTTTGCAAACATAAGGAGGGCCAAGTCGCTTGACCGCAGAGTCACAGAGTCTTCAATGACT CCAGATCTGCTGAACTTCAAAAAGGGATGGATGACCAAGCTGTATGAAGATGGAATG TGGAAGAAGCACTGGTTTGTCCTAACAGATCAGAGTCTGAGGTACTACAAGGACTCAATAGCTGAGGAG GCTTCCCAACTGGACGGTGAGATTGATCTGTCGACAAGTTACGATGTCAAGGAGTTTCCCGTCCAGAGAAATTATGGCTTCCAAATTCTG TGTAAAGAAGGAGCGTGCACCTTGTCAGCCATGACCTCCGGAATCCGTCGCAACTGGATTCAGGCCATCATGAAGAATGCTCGACCCGCCATTGCCCCCGATGTCACTCG ATCTGTCCCTGAGGAGAACATAAAAGCTCAGGTGCTGCTGGAGCCATGTCCACAGGTCACACCTGAGCCAAGCCCCTGTCTTGAGCCCACCAAGACTGATGACCACAGACAGCCAATAGAGAATCGTGTCTCCAATCCGCCCCTTGAGCCCCGGAAAAGCAGGGTCCGCGAGCGCCGACGGGAAGGCCGTTCAAAAACTTTTGACTGGTCTGAGTTCAAAACTGAAAAAACAGACAAGCTTATGAAGGAGCGAGCAGACACAGTTGACCTCAGTTCATCCCTTTCCACAACCACCTCCTGCTGCTCCATTTCCTCTTCTCCGTCATCGTCCTCTCCCCTGTCTACCTCGGCCCTTCAATCCTCCTGTGTATCAGACACTCTCCCCCCCTCGACAATAGTACATTCAGAAAAGAATAACGTTATGAGGGGCCCAGTCAGCACATACCACCGGCCAAATACTGTACCTGTCACTTCCACGTTGAACACATCATCACCAGTGGAACCGCCCAGACCTGAACGTCCAGCGCAAGGAAGGATGGAGGTTGACCACCCTACAGCCCTGCACAATGTTGAGGAAGAAAAGTTCACCGAAACCTTGGGTGTGCAGGAAGAAATCGAACACAGATGGCATCAGGTTGAAAAAACGCCACTAAGGGAGGAGAAGCAAGTGCCTATCACCACTGCTTCAGGGAACCCAGACAGATTACCTCCACATGAGCTTGCTGCATTGCTAGACAAAGAG CTGGGACAGAAACAGAAAGAGCTGGACCAGCTGCACAGACAGAACAGTATTTTAAAAGAGCAGCTGGAAAATGCACTAGGAAGAGAACAGAGTGCCAGAGATGGCTACATCTTGCAG AGCGCAACACCCCCTTCCTCCTCGCCACGTAGAATGCCATGGCAACACTTGCACCAGCTCAAGCAAGACTTGCAGGGTGAATTAGAGTCCCAGAAGCGCAAGCAGGACCTCACTCAGCAGCAGTTTCAGGTGTTAAAGAGAAGCTACACTGAAGCCCAAGATGTAGTAGACCACCATGATGCTGACATCCAAGCCCTTCAAGCGAAGCTAGCATCTGCACTAGCTGAAATCTTGGCAAGTGAACAAGCTGTGGCTCGAATGCGCAATGAACTCAAGCTGGAACAAGAGCGTTCAAAGGAACAAGACGAGGAACACGGGCGCAGCGAGGCCACCTTACGAGCTCAGCTAAAGGACAGTGAAGAAAGACTGCGTGAGGTTGAGGCCAGCCTTTTAGAGCGAAACCAGGCCCTCAGGCATCTCGAGCACCAGCAGGCCCTGCAGCGAGACCACACCAGAGAGATACAGAGGTTACAGGACCGACTACAAGAGGTGACTGCACGGCTTGTTGCAACAGAGGAAGGCCAGGCGCTTAAAGAAGAACGCCTGAGAAAGGAGCAGCATTGCATTCAAGAAAGTCACGAGAGGGAAAAACAAAATCTTTGTAAGAGAATAGCCGAAGCTGAAATAGCACATAAATGCATGGAGGACAGGCTACTAGAGGCCGAACAGCAGGTGGAGGCCTTGCTAAAAGGGCGGCAGGCCTCAGCAGGAGGAGAACACATGGAGGAAATGCTAAAGTTGCAAGAGAATCTTGCGCAGAAGACCAGCATGGTAGAGTCACTGAAAGAGAGCGTACGCAGGCTCGAAGAAGAGAGAGGTCTGCTCACATGCAGATGTCAGGAGCTTCTTAACCAGATTGCAGAGGCAGACCGAGAGGTCAACAAGCTTCACAATCGCCTCAAAACGGAGGAGGCAGATTACTGCTCTCTGGAGAACTCTTATGAGAGGGCCACCCAAGAGTTTCAGAGAATGAGCCAATTCCTCAGAGAGAAAGAGGAAGAGATTCGGCAGACGAAAGAAATGTATGAAAGGCTGATGGAACGTAAAGAGGAGGACTTAAGAGAGGCTCTTGTTAAAATGACTGTACTTGGCAACAGTTTAGAAGAAACTGAACAGAAGCTTCAAGCAAAGGAGGACCTTCTTTGTCAAATGAGTCAAAGTCTGATAGAGAAAGTTGAGCCAAGGGATGCTGAACAAGATCTTAAAATCAAGCTTGGGGTCGCAGAGGACCGCGTAATCGAGCTTGAGCAGCACCTCAATGACTTGCAGCTGGGATATGATAATTTACACCTCgggaagaaacaagtccaagaACAGAACAAACGGGAACATGTATTTTCTTCAAACAATGCAACTAATATAGATAACTCAACCGATGACATCTCACAGGCTAAGAGGCCAAGAATTCGTTGTTCTAATATCCAATGTCAAAAATATGACAACTTAGATGACCCAGATGATTGCCATTTGAGCGATGCATTTGAAGATAAAAGACAAGTGGACAACCAGGAAAACTTTGATCTAGCTGAAGCCCTTTCCTACCCAGGTACCCCGTTCCCACATGCCAGTGACTCTGAGAAGTTCATTGCTATTGTGCATGCCCTAGAAACTAAGCTGCTCACTACTGAGGAAAAACTGAGAAATCTAACTAGGACTCTACAGGAGCAACGTTCCACTCATGTTGATGTGTCCAAGAAAGATTTTAAAATGGTTGAAAACAAGCCTTACTCAGATAAAAATGTTATGTGTGCCAGTGGACCTTCTCTCAATAATCCTTATGTAAAGGCCTTGCATTGTGTGGAAACAAGTCGAGAGAAAGTCAAGGCTATTCTGTCTGGCACTCACGATACCACTGATTCGCAGCTTCACTCTCTGACAGAGGTTGAAAACGAGCTGTTCAGTGCATCAATGTATATCCGCCATGCACAAAAGACCTTGGATGAACAATCGCCTGCTCTCCCTCAAACGTCAGAATCCTTAGATAAAGAAGCAATTAATCTCTTTGCCAAAACACTTTCTTTTGAGGCACTTGTTTTAAATAAAATGGCTTTGCTGGTACAGTCCTCAGAGTCTGATCTTCTACAAACGCTGACAGCGATATGGAAGGACATAGAGAACATTAAAAGTGGTGACAAAGATTGCTTAGCTATAGTTTATGCAGATGTTTTGACTAGGAAGTTAATGTTGGAGAATGCATTTTGGAAGGAACTAGAGAATGAGGTGACACCATGTGAGGGGTTGAATGTTGCCAAATCTCAGGAGGCCAGTGTTGCAGCTGATGCAGACATAAACACATCAGCTATATTCAATACTTTAATCAAAGCAGAACTGTCTTACTCTATTCAAAACCTTAAGCTTTGCTATGACGAGAAATTCAGGCTACTTAAAGGGGAGCTGACTGAAGCTAATCACAATCTATATCAAAGGGAAATGGCATTGAAGACAATTATTGAAGCCTCTAAAAGGTCTGATTTGAAAAATGTAATCAAAGAAGTTAAAAGCAACTTTGGCCTTGGTAAACAAAAGTTAGCTGATATGCACCCACCTGAACTTGCTCCATACAAAGAGCAGATCAAACAGCAAGACGCCCGTGAGCTCGCTGAAGAGATTATAGAGCGACATTTAGCCGAGCAGGTGCCATCTTGTAGTGTTGACTCCATTCAGTCTCTGCATGACACACATGACTGTTTGGCTACTGAGCTTCAACAACAAGCAGCAAAGCTCTACACCTATGCACAGGAAATACAAAGCAGTGGCAACCATCCTGAATTAGCTAAAATGGTCAATGCACTTTTAGGGCCTCAAACATCTCATGTTTTTACTAGTACCTCTCTTTGTATGCGAGAAGCCCTCATCCAGGCTCAGGTGGCTTATGTGGCGTGCAGATTACGCTCCATGCATGAACGAAACGTGAGTTGGTGTAAACAGACACATCAGAACATGGATGCCCTCGTGCAGCAGCATGCCTGCAGCATCAGGGCAATCCACGAGAAGTACGAAACATCCTTTCAGGAGGAGCGCCACAAAATCTCTCGAACACTGGCCATTCTTCAGAAGGAAAACATAACTCTCAAGTGTGAAGTCAGTCAACGTTCCAACCAACTCTCACAACAACAAGAGCAGCTGGTGCTCCTGGAAGAACATTTCAAGATGCAAACTGAGGAGCTCAAGCGGAAGCACAAGCAAGAGCTAAACCTAGCTGAGAAAGACCGGGCATCAACAGAGCTGGCCTTTGTAGAGACCTCAGTAGACAGCCAGCAGAAGCTGAAAGATCTGCTATCGGACATGGACGCCATGAAGCAGCAGCACCAGAGTCATGTGAGAAAGCTAGAGGAACAATTTGAGCAGAGAATCTCTGAGCTTGAGCACATCTACAAAGAGGAGATTTTAAAACTGCATTTCCAGCTTGAGGACAAAATTTGCAATGTCCAAGAAGTGGACGAGAAAGACCCTGTGGTTTCTCACCAACCCTCTTTTGAGGCTTCAGCGCCAATGGAAGAAGAGGAACAAGGGCAGGAGGGAGGTGCATGCGCCATGTCAGAGGTGGACACTATGGGGCTTCTGAAAGACAGGATTCAAGAACTGGAAACTCAGATGATCAGCATGAGGGATGAACTGGAAATCAAGCACCTGGAAGGAGATGTGGCCAGCCTGAGGGAGAAATACCAGAGAGACTTTGAAAGTcttaag GCCACGTGTGAGCGTGGCTTCGCAGCAATGGAAGAAACCCACCAGAAAGTGGTCGACGACCTCCAGAGGCAGCATCAGAGGGAGATTTCTAAACTCATGGAAGAGCGAGAGAGGCTCCTAGCGGAGGAGACTGCTGCCACTATTGCAG CCATTGAAGCTATGAAGAATGCACACAAGGAGGAGCTAGAGAAGACCCAGCGCTCCCAGATCAGTGGACTGAACTCTGATATTGATGAACTGCGATTACAATATGA AGAAGAGCTGCAGTCCATCCAGAGGGAGCTGGAGGTTCTGTCTGAACAGTATTCTCAGAAATGTCTGGAGAACGCCCATCTGGCTCAGGCCCTGGAGGCTGAAAGACAGGCACTCAGGCAGTGTCAAAGAGAGAACCAGGAGCTCAACGCTCACAACCAG GAATTGAATAACCGCCTGTCTGCAGAGATCACGCGCATGCGCTCTTGTTTCAGTGGTGAGACAGCACTGTCGCCGGTCACGCAGGGCAAAGATGTGTATGAACTGGAG GTGCTGCTTCGAATCAAGGAGTCAGAGATACAATACCTTAAACAGGAAATCCACTCTTTGAAGGACGAACTGCAGACTGCTCTGAGG GACAAGAAGTACACTACAGACAAATACAAAGACATCTACACAGAGCTGAGCATTGTGAAAGCAAAGGCTGACTGTGATATTGGCAAGCTGAAGGAGAAGCTTCTCGTTGCCACCGAAGCGTTAGGCGAGAGGACCGTTGATGGGACAGTCACATCTGGATATG ATATCATGAAATCCAAAAGTAACCCTGACTTCATCAAAAAGGAAAAATCAACTCCCCCCAAGTCATCCAGAGGCCTGAGGTCAAAG